One region of Qipengyuania sp. SS22 genomic DNA includes:
- a CDS encoding DUF1272 domain-containing protein: MLEMRPDCERCGTDLPAENAGAFICSFECTFCTECAEALDDVCPNCGGELMDRPTRAKQLHEKFPPGTKRKFAG; encoded by the coding sequence ATGCTCGAAATGCGCCCCGATTGCGAACGCTGCGGGACCGACCTTCCGGCCGAAAACGCCGGTGCGTTCATCTGCAGCTTCGAATGCACCTTCTGCACCGAATGCGCCGAAGCGCTCGACGATGTCTGCCCCAATTGCGGCGGCGAGTTGATGGACCGCCCGACCCGCGCGAAGCAATTGCACGAGAAATTCCCGCCGGGCACGAAACGGAAGTTCGCCGGGTGA
- a CDS encoding LOG family protein: MTEDEKRRRGIEDRKFYAAKQEARFEKQGLESQTPQTEHPSYKLAFQDKDFLLREELRPVRFQLELLKPEMVLDEAGVGSTLVMYGSARIPPPEAADTALEGAKDLPDEERAIVERLVAKSKYYGEARKLAKMATEKSIIENGKRQFVVCSGGGPSIMEAANRGASEAGGESIGLNIILPHEQAPNQYVTPYLSLNFHYFALRKMHFLLRARAVAVFPGGFGTFDEFFELLTLIQTGKMKPIPILLFGKEFWSRVVNFEAIAEEGTISKKDLDLFRWCETAEDAWEYLCDFYDLGC; encoded by the coding sequence ATGACAGAAGACGAAAAGCGCCGGCGCGGTATCGAAGATCGCAAGTTCTATGCCGCCAAACAGGAAGCCCGGTTCGAAAAGCAGGGCCTCGAATCGCAGACCCCGCAGACCGAGCACCCCAGCTACAAGCTCGCGTTCCAGGACAAGGATTTCCTGCTGCGCGAGGAATTGCGCCCGGTGCGCTTCCAGCTCGAACTGCTCAAGCCCGAAATGGTCCTCGACGAGGCCGGCGTCGGCTCGACGCTGGTGATGTATGGCAGTGCGCGGATCCCGCCTCCCGAAGCTGCCGATACGGCGCTCGAAGGCGCGAAGGACCTGCCCGATGAAGAACGCGCAATCGTCGAGCGGCTGGTGGCCAAGTCGAAATATTACGGCGAAGCGCGCAAGCTGGCCAAGATGGCGACCGAGAAATCGATCATCGAAAACGGCAAGCGCCAGTTCGTCGTCTGCTCGGGTGGGGGCCCGTCGATCATGGAAGCCGCCAATCGCGGGGCCAGCGAGGCGGGGGGCGAGTCGATCGGCCTCAACATCATCCTGCCGCACGAACAGGCGCCCAACCAGTATGTGACGCCGTACCTGTCGCTCAACTTCCATTATTTCGCGCTGCGCAAAATGCACTTCCTGCTGCGCGCCCGTGCGGTCGCAGTGTTCCCCGGCGGCTTCGGCACGTTCGACGAATTCTTCGAACTGTTGACCCTGATTCAGACCGGCAAGATGAAACCCATCCCGATCCTGCTGTTCGGCAAGGAATTCTGGTCGCGCGTGGTCAATTTCGAAGCGATCGCCGAAGAAGGCACGATCTCGAAGAAGGACCTCGATCTGTTCCGCTGGTGCGAAACCGCCGAAGACGCATGGGAATATCTGTGCGACTTCTACGATTTGGGCTGCTGA
- the glmM gene encoding phosphoglucosamine mutase: MARKFFGTDGIRGRTNSGVMTAATAMRVGQAAGTHFLRGEHRHRVVIGKDTRLSGYMMESALVAGFTSVGMDVIMTGPLPTPAIALLTREMRADLGVMISASHNPFEDNGIKLFGPDGFKLSDETEASIERLLEQEPLLVEPDRIGRARRIEDARGRYIHAVKQSVASDIRFDGLKVVVDCAHGAAYQVAPSAIWELGAEVIAMGVAPDGININDGVGSTALDAIKARVVEEGADIGIALDGDADRLIVIDEQGEAVDGDQLMGLIASRLHARGDLTGGGVVATVMSNLGLERYLASLGLTLERTKVGDRYVLERMREGGFNVGGEQSGHMILTDHGTTGDGTVAALRVLASLVRSGKPASELLHVFDPVPQVLKNVRYAGGTPLESDTVKQVIAEAEQELAGKGRLVIRPSGTEPVIRVMAEGDDAGQVEAVVDRICAAVKDAA, encoded by the coding sequence ATGGCGCGCAAGTTCTTCGGGACGGACGGAATTCGCGGACGCACCAACAGTGGTGTGATGACCGCGGCCACCGCGATGCGGGTCGGCCAGGCGGCGGGGACGCATTTCCTGCGCGGCGAGCACCGCCACCGCGTGGTGATCGGCAAGGACACGCGCCTGTCGGGTTATATGATGGAAAGCGCCCTGGTGGCGGGCTTCACCAGTGTCGGCATGGACGTGATCATGACCGGGCCGCTGCCCACCCCGGCCATCGCGCTGCTGACACGCGAGATGCGCGCCGACTTGGGCGTGATGATTTCCGCCAGCCACAACCCGTTCGAGGATAATGGCATCAAGCTGTTTGGCCCCGACGGGTTCAAGCTGTCGGACGAGACCGAAGCCTCGATCGAACGCCTGCTCGAACAGGAACCGCTGCTGGTCGAGCCCGACCGGATCGGGCGCGCGCGCCGGATCGAGGATGCGCGTGGCCGCTATATCCACGCGGTGAAACAGTCGGTCGCAAGCGACATCCGCTTCGACGGGCTGAAGGTGGTGGTCGATTGCGCGCATGGCGCGGCCTATCAGGTCGCCCCAAGCGCAATCTGGGAATTGGGTGCGGAGGTCATCGCCATGGGCGTCGCGCCCGATGGCATCAATATCAACGACGGCGTCGGGTCGACCGCGCTCGATGCGATCAAGGCCCGCGTGGTCGAAGAAGGCGCCGACATCGGCATCGCGCTCGATGGCGATGCCGACCGGCTGATCGTGATCGACGAGCAGGGCGAGGCGGTCGATGGCGACCAGCTGATGGGCCTGATCGCCAGCCGCCTGCACGCACGCGGCGACCTGACCGGCGGCGGCGTGGTTGCCACGGTGATGTCGAACCTGGGGCTCGAACGCTACCTGGCTAGCCTCGGCCTGACGCTCGAGCGAACGAAAGTCGGCGATCGTTACGTTCTCGAGCGGATGCGCGAAGGCGGCTTCAATGTCGGCGGCGAGCAATCGGGTCATATGATCCTGACCGATCACGGCACCACCGGCGATGGCACGGTTGCCGCGCTGCGCGTGCTCGCGAGCCTGGTCCGGTCGGGCAAGCCCGCCAGCGAATTGCTGCATGTCTTCGACCCGGTCCCGCAAGTGCTCAAGAATGTGCGCTATGCCGGCGGCACCCCGCTCGAGAGCGACACGGTCAAGCAGGTCATTGCCGAGGCCGAGCAGGAGCTTGCGGGCAAGGGCCGCCTCGTTATTCGCCCCTCGGGGACCGAGCCGGTCATCCGGGTCATGGCCGAGGGTGACGATGCAGGCCAGGTCGAGGCCGTGGTTGACCGGATTTGTGCCGCTGTGAAAGACGCCGCCTGA
- the aat gene encoding leucyl/phenylalanyl-tRNA--protein transferase gives MHAPATSRIPVELLLRAYRGGIFPMADHRSDPEVYWVEPRERAIIPLDGFRVSKSLKKTLRQDRFRVTCNADFAGVIAECAAPREEHAESWISHRIEASYNALNVAGHAHSIECWQGGALVGGLYGVGFDRVFCGESMFSRTPDASKVALAWLVAAMREAGYALLDCQFMTDHLATMGAVAVSQAQYMQMMARLDGYPADELPDVVARFGASSSPGKSITQSLIHTS, from the coding sequence ATGCATGCCCCCGCCACATCCCGGATCCCGGTCGAATTGCTGCTGCGTGCCTATCGCGGCGGAATCTTCCCGATGGCCGACCATCGCAGCGATCCCGAAGTCTATTGGGTCGAGCCGCGCGAACGCGCGATTATCCCGCTCGATGGCTTCCGCGTGTCGAAGAGCCTGAAGAAGACGCTGCGGCAGGATCGCTTCCGCGTGACCTGCAATGCCGATTTTGCCGGTGTCATCGCCGAATGCGCGGCTCCGCGCGAAGAGCACGCCGAAAGCTGGATCAGCCACCGGATAGAAGCCAGCTACAACGCGCTGAATGTGGCGGGCCATGCGCATTCGATCGAATGCTGGCAGGGCGGCGCGCTGGTCGGCGGGCTATATGGCGTCGGTTTCGACCGGGTGTTCTGCGGCGAAAGCATGTTCAGCCGCACGCCCGATGCCAGCAAGGTGGCGCTGGCGTGGCTGGTCGCGGCGATGCGCGAGGCGGGCTATGCGCTGCTCGACTGCCAGTTCATGACCGACCACCTGGCCACGATGGGCGCAGTGGCGGTCAGCCAAGCGCAATATATGCAGATGATGGCCCGGCTGGACGGTTATCCGGCGGACGAACTGCCCGATGTCGTCGCGCGATTCGGCGCGTCTTCCTCACCCGGAAAATCCATCACGCAGTCCTTGATCCACACATCGTAG
- a CDS encoding superoxide dismutase, with protein MAFELIDLPYDDTALEPAVSAKTLSFHHGKHHKAYLDKTNKAIEGTDLEGKDLEAVIASARDSDQGLFNNSAQSWNHGFYWHSMAPDETSPSDELKSMIDEVFGSVDGVKEKLAERGAGHFASGWVWLAVKDGKLTIEETHDGDTLADLDGVNPLLVIDVWEHAYYLDHQNARPAYLDAVNGKLNWSFASENLARGTTWKYPG; from the coding sequence ATGGCTTTTGAGCTGATCGACCTGCCTTACGACGACACCGCGCTGGAACCGGCGGTTTCGGCCAAGACGCTGTCGTTTCACCACGGCAAGCACCACAAGGCCTATCTCGACAAGACCAACAAGGCGATCGAGGGCACCGACCTCGAAGGCAAGGACCTCGAAGCGGTGATTGCCTCGGCGCGCGACAGCGACCAGGGCCTGTTCAACAATTCGGCGCAGAGCTGGAACCACGGCTTCTACTGGCACTCGATGGCGCCTGACGAAACCAGCCCGTCGGACGAGCTCAAGAGCATGATCGACGAAGTCTTCGGCTCGGTCGACGGCGTGAAGGAAAAGCTCGCCGAACGCGGCGCCGGCCACTTCGCCAGCGGTTGGGTCTGGCTTGCGGTCAAGGACGGCAAGCTGACCATCGAGGAAACGCATGACGGCGACACGCTGGCCGACCTCGACGGGGTGAACCCGCTGCTCGTGATCGATGTGTGGGAACACGCCTACTACCTCGATCACCAGAATGCCCGCCCCGCCTATCTCGATGCGGTCAACGGCAAGCTCAACTGGAGCTTCGCGAGCGAAAACCTCGCGCGCGGTACGACCTGGAAGTATCCCGGCTAA
- the thiD gene encoding bifunctional hydroxymethylpyrimidine kinase/phosphomethylpyrimidine kinase: MTPRILSIAGSDSSGGAGIQADIKTITMLGGYAMTAITAVTAQNTLGVQGVEALSPQFVLEQVESCLSDIGADAIKIGMLGSPETARLLAQRLDTFAGPIVFDPVMVATSGSVLADEATIAGFAALMEIATIVTPNLPELEVLTGRTAIADEDMFEAAKELADRHGIQVLAKGGHAGDETQVVDRIASPSGKYASFAHSRIETRHTHGTGCTLSAALATMLGYRQPLTHAIRIARAFTHAAIEQAPGFGEGSGPLGHHAVRNRSERDQQPKS, from the coding sequence ATGACCCCGCGTATCCTCTCGATCGCCGGCTCCGACAGTTCGGGCGGCGCGGGCATCCAGGCGGATATCAAGACGATCACCATGCTGGGCGGGTATGCGATGACCGCGATCACCGCGGTGACGGCGCAGAACACCCTCGGCGTACAAGGGGTGGAGGCGCTGTCGCCGCAATTCGTGCTTGAGCAGGTCGAAAGCTGCCTGTCCGATATCGGTGCCGACGCGATCAAGATCGGCATGCTGGGATCGCCCGAGACCGCGCGGCTGCTGGCCCAGCGGCTCGACACATTTGCCGGCCCCATCGTCTTCGATCCGGTCATGGTCGCAACCAGCGGCTCGGTGCTGGCGGACGAGGCGACGATCGCCGGTTTCGCCGCGCTGATGGAAATCGCGACCATCGTCACTCCCAACCTGCCCGAGCTCGAGGTCCTGACCGGCCGCACGGCCATCGCGGACGAGGACATGTTCGAGGCGGCGAAGGAGCTTGCCGACCGGCACGGGATCCAGGTGCTGGCCAAGGGCGGGCATGCAGGCGACGAAACGCAGGTGGTCGACCGGATCGCCTCACCCAGCGGCAAATACGCCAGCTTCGCGCATTCGCGGATCGAAACGCGGCACACGCATGGCACGGGGTGTACGTTGTCCGCCGCGCTGGCGACCATGCTCGGCTATCGCCAGCCGCTCACCCATGCAATCCGTATCGCGCGCGCCTTTACCCATGCCGCGATCGAGCAGGCGCCGGGCTTTGGCGAGGGCTCAGGCCCGCTGGGCCATCACGCGGTGCGCAACCGCAGCGAGCGCGATCAGCAGCCCAAATCGTAG